Below is a genomic region from bacterium.
CGCTTTTATCCCGGATATCCTTCTTGTTTCTTCGCTCCACACGCTCTTCGGGACGATTCTCATCGCGAACGGTATATTGCATATACAATATGAGCGATCCCGATTTTGAGCGCCTTTTAGAGAAAGACAAATACCAGGTCTTCTTGTTCGCGTGTCCCGCGGGGATGCCGGCCAGCTTCGCGACGCATCCGTGGTTCGTCGTGAACCGGACAGGAACCATCTCCCGCTACGGCATCAGCTGGCGAACGGCCGCCCAGGGCGACCGCCCGCCGTTCGCGCGCCACACCTGCGGAAAATGCGTCGGACACTTGCATAAGGACGCGCTTCCGTCGGCGGTAGGGATAGAGATGTTCTTTTTCATACGGGGATGGATGTGGGAGAGCCGGCTCCTCGGAAGCGTCACCGGCGGGGAAGGGTCGCTCGCGGCGCGCATGGCCGACGTTATCGAGCGATCTTTGGAAACATATCCATATATCGAACGCTATTCCCTGATCGGTCCGAACAGCAACACGTATCCGCAATGGGTAGTGAATCAGTTTCCCGAATCCGGCCTCCGGTTGCCCTGGAACGCGTTCGGGAAAAGATATGTGATGAGCAGAACATCCGTCAATTCTTGACTACCAGACATTGCGAGAAAGGAAGTTCGATAAATGTATCGGGCCTGGTCTCAAGAAATTCGTCGAATGCTTTGCGTACACCCTGGCACTGTGAATAGTCATGGGAAAGGATGATTCCGCCCGGAAGCATCCTAGGATAGAAGAAACTAAGGCAGGCTTTCGTGCTTTCATATGTGTCGACATCAAGGTGCACGAATGAAAACCTATTTTCCGCGACAGGCGCTGCAGTATCGGGGAAGAACCCCGGATAGATGAAGACTTGTGGATATGCAGCGAGACGAGCACGCACCGCAGCTTCGCTTGCCGCAAACATCCCTTTCTTAAAACGGGTGTCTAGGGCGCCGACGCTCGGAAGTCCTGCGAACGTGTCAAACAGGTGTAATGGGGTGCCCTCTTTTGCTTCGCAGATAGCTTTCGACGAGGCTCCCTGGAACACATCAACTTCCGCATATTCGCCTCCGTGCTTTCGCTGTGTTCGCGCGAGTGAATAGATCATGAAAAGTTCTTCGGGGTCAAGTAAGACTGGGCCCCGTTCCTCGCGATAAATTTCCCGAACGAGCCGCACGAGGCCCGCGTCGGCCGCCTTGTAGTAGGAGAACACTTTAAGATCGAACCAGTTCACGAGGCGCTTGGTGACCTTGCCAAAGTATATGTTTGCTATCTTGTCGGTGTTCATATACGTTCAGTATAGCAATGGTCTGTTACACTGTAACCGATGTTGCGCGCGGGCTCCCGGCTCTTTAGCAGGCTCTTCTGGACGTTCTCCCCGTTCTGGCTTTTCCTCGTCCTCTTCAAGTTCGCCGGCGGACTCCACTATTCCCTCCTTTCGCCCCTTGGCGAGCGGCTCCTGCCGCTCTGGATCGTCGGATTCATCATGGGAGGAGCCTCGCTCATCCAGCTTCTTCTTGACGTGCCCGCCGGTCAGCTGCTTGACCGTTTCGGATACCGCAGACTGCTCAAAGTGACGGCGGCGACATTCCTTGTCGCCGCGCTGTGCCTTGCCTTCGAGCTCACGCTCGCGACGTACCTCATCAGCATATTCCTTTCCATCTTCGGGTGGCTGTTCTTCAGTCCCGGCATAAACGCGTATATCCTTTCTTCCGCCCCCAGGGAATTCGCGGGGAAATTCATGTCGCTCCGGGATGTGTTCGGGTCGGTCGGCATCGTGATATCGAGCGCCGCGCTCCCGTTCACCCTGCTCCTCGCCCCGTCGTATATCGGGACGGTGCTTGCGGCGGGATTCGCACTTGCGTTCCTGGCGCTTATCTTCGCGCCCAAGGACCATGCGTCGGTGCACGCGGAGCAGAAAATAGACACGCATCACTACTACATCCGCCGCCAGTTCCTCGCCTCCCTCCGGACCATACGGAAGCTCAATCCGGCAAGCTCGATGCTTCTCCTCCTCAGCCTCTCAAGCGGCATCTTCTACGGCATCATCTGGTTCGTCGTGCCGCTCATTCTCGCGCACGAACTCCACGGTGCGATCCTCGGCGGCATCGGGCTCGGCATCTTCGATTTCTCGGTCGTCGTGCTCGGTTTCGTGCTCGGCACGCTCGCCGACCGCGCGGACCGGCGCACGCTCGTATTCTTCGGTCTCCTCGTCTTCGCGCTGTTTGGCATGCTCCTTGGACTTGGGTTCGGCATCCTGTTCATACTTTTCGGTTTCCTCGCGACCGCGGGCGAGGAGATGGCCGGAATATCGCTCTGGTCCTGGCTCCATGCGCTTGACCGGGAACACGCCAAGGACGGTGCGGTAGCGGGGGTCATAACCCTCTTTGACGATGTCGGGTGGATGATCGGGCCGGCGTGTGCCGGCGTACTCTACGGGCTCGTTGGCCCCTCGTGGGCGGTCATTATCGGCGCGCTGCCGATACTCGTTACCTGGGCCGTCTACTGGATCGGCTTCCAGAAGCATGTCCTGCCGAATATCAGCTTCCCGTTCGTCCCGGCGAAGCCGCACCACAGGCGGCATAAGGCATAGCCGGCGCGGCCTTGTTAGGTTCCGGCAACGGCGCGTATCGAGCGGGAGAGATTCTCGAGAAACCTTCCGCGAGTCGTATCTGACAGCCTGGTTACGGAAAGAAAGACACCGCCCTGATCGGTGACTTCCGTAAGGAGGAGGTCGCCCGTCTCCGTGCGGCACGCGTCGACGCGTATGATGCCCCGCTTTTGCCTGTCCCAGTCGATAAAGACTTTAGCGAACGCGATATCGCGTTCGCTTGGATCGAATTCTTCCAGTTCCCATCGCTTCCGCGTATCGGGCGCATACAATACGTACTGCAGCTTCCCGTCGAGATAATAGAAGGATATCTCGTACGTGAAGTCTATGAAGGGCTGGATGAGATAGTGCCTGGGAGCGAGCGCGAGCAGTTCGTCCCGCGAAAGCCTCCGCGCGTTTATGCCGCTGAAGCCGTTCTTCGGTTTTATGAAATAATCGCCGCCGTTTGGCAGCTGGCCGATATCCCCGACGCGGTCGACGGTCGGAATCACCGGAAACCCGTTCCTGGAAAGCCAAAGCAGGTATCCCTTCCACCCGTCGGAGTCGTCCTGCTCATATTCGCGGACGTACAGGTCGTCATGTATCGGAAGCCATGGCTTCGCGCGCCACCGCCCGTACCACGGCTCCGGCTTCCCATAGTCTTTCGTGTTCCATGTATTGCGGATGATGATCGCGTCCGCCGCGTCCTCAAACGGTTCGCAGTCGCGCGGGTGCATGAGCGCTACGTCAAAGTCCCGCCGCAGGAAATCTCTTATGAGCATGTCTTCTTCTTCCGCGCCGTTCGTAAGGTCGGTGAGGAAGAGGAGCAGGGGCTTAGCCATGCGGTGAACTATACCGCGCGCTCCGGCGGCGGGGGAGGGGCAAGCCGGAGATGGCGCAGGCTCGAACGGGCGCCCCGCCGCGTATGGAAGAAGAACACGATCGCGAGGAAGCAGGCGATGGTCGCGAGAAGAGAGGCAAGAAGCGGGAAGCCCATGAAATCAAGCGCAACGCCAAGCATCACGGGCGCGGCCAGGTCGCTTATGCCGCCGATAACGGAGAATACCGATTCGAGCCGCCCATAGTGGTCGGGAGGCGTGAGCGCGGTCGCGAGGCTCTTTTGGAGAATGGAAAGGAATTCGACCAGCGTGCCGATAAGGAGGCCGCCCGCGACCGTAACCGCGTACGGCAGGGGAAGAGCGAGCGCGGCGAGAACGAGCGCCATGAGGCCGCACAATATTGCCGCAAGCCGCGCCTTCTCGCCGCGGTCGGCAATCTTGCCGAGAAGGTAGCCGAAGAGGGACGGGATGCCCATCACGACCGTAAAGAGAATCACGAGCGAGAGGTTTCCGGTCGTGAAATAGATATCGATCGGAATGAAGAACTCGACGAGCACCACGACCACCTCGGTAAACAGAAGGAGCATGGCAAGGAGCCGGAGATCGCTGTTCCAGGTCTTCCATTCATCGATGGCCGAGCGGTATGCGTGCCGGAGCGGAAGCTTCTTCGCCGCGTTTGCGAGCGCCGGATGGTCCTTCCTGATCCGCAGCACGAACGGAAGCGCGAGGAGCGCGGTCGGGGCGACGAGGAACAAAAGCGCCTGGATCGAGAAGTATTTTATGAGGAGGATCCCGGCGAGCGCCGCGGCGAGCCACCCGAAATTCGAAAGAGTGTCGAGGAGCCCGAACGAGGAGGCGATAGTGCTCCCCGGAGCCATGCGGCGGATATAGGTATCGATGCCGGTCGAATCGAGGCCCCAGGCGATGCCGTTGAGCCCCCGCGCGACGACGACGAACGCCACGAGCCCGGTCATGCCCGCGATGAAATAAAAAAGACCGACGAAAGGATAAATGCACAGTCCGATGATCACGAGCCATTTCGCGCTCATGCGCTCCGCGAGGAGCCCGAGCACCGGTATCGCGAGGAGAAGCGTCACTTCGTAGCTTGAGCGCACGAGCCCGGCTTCGCCGAAGCTTCCCGTGAGCTGCATGATGAGGATGGGAATGAGCGATTCGCCGAATCCCCAGCCGACATAGCGTATCGTCCGCGCGTACGCGAGCGAACGCACCCCGGCGAGGGAATAAGAAAGACGGCGGCGGAACATGGGAGAAGTATAGCGTGGACAACACAAAAGCCGTCTCACAGGAGACGGCTTTTGTTGATTCCAGAACCGTATTATGCGATCTTCTTCGCGATGCGCGCGAATATCTCCGGATGGTCCTTGGCGAAGGTCGAGAGGACCTTGCGGTCGAGCGCGACGCCCTGCTTCTTCAGCTTCCCGATGAACGTGCTGTACGACTTGTGGCCGTTCTCGCGGAGCGCGGCATTGAGGCGCACGATCCAGAGCTGACGGTAGTCGGTCTTCTTGTCGCGGCGGTGGTTGAACGCGTACTTGCCCGCGTGCTGGAGCGCCTCGTGCGCGAAACGCTCCTTCTTGCTCCGTGCGTGGCGGTAGCCCTTGGCGCGCTTGAGCACGTTCCGGCGCCGCTTCGCAGAGATGATTCCTCCTTTTACTCGTGGCATACGTAAATGATTACAATTCTAAGGTTGATAGGGGGGCTAGGAGCCCGGGAGAAAGCGGCGGCGGATCTTGTTGGAGACGGCAAGATTCACCACGCGGCGTTTCCCCATGGTCTTAGAGCCCGATTCCTTCGCGTTGAAATGGTTCTGGCCGGGCTTGCGGGCAAGGACCTTGCCGGTACGCGTGACGCGCAGGCGCTTCTGGTATGACTTGTTGGTTTTCATGGTTGTGGGTTTTCCGGTTTCTCTTTCGCGCTTTTCTCCTGCTTTCCCTGCGCTTCCTTGTCGCGCTCGATGACGCCCGCGAATCCCTTGGGACTTCTCGCGACGGGCTCCGCTATCTTGTACGCGTACGGGATGAGGAGCAGGAATTTCTCGAGGCGGGCCTTAAGAAAGGCCTCTTCCATTCCTTTATAGCGTCCCTTGAGGAAGAGCTCGGCCCGGACCCGGTGTCCTTCGGCAAGCCATTCGGCCGCCTTCTTGGCCTTGAGGCGCATGTCGTTGTCCCCGGTCCCGACCTTGATCTGGACCTCCTTGGTTTCCGACACCTTGGCCTTGGCCCGCGCTTGGCTCTCTTTCTTGCTGCGCTCGTACTCGAATTTACCATAATCCATCACTTTCGCAACGGGCGGGGTCGCGAGGGGCGATATCTCGATGAGGTCGAGCCCCGCGGCTTCGGCGGCCCGAAGCGCCTCGTCAAGCGTGATGACGCCGAGGTTCTCGCCCTGTGCGCCAATGACGCGCAGCTCGGGTGCGCGTATCTCACGGTTGATGCGGGCTCGTTCGGTGCTCAAAGCGGTGTTCCACCGACTCTAGCACGAACGAGGCCGTACCTGCAAGGAAATTCAGGCGGCATACCTTGTTCTTTCCGGATTATGGGTTAAGGTAATCGCGTGTCCGATTCCTCCGAACGCGCTGCCAGGAAACTTCTCGCCAAAGCCGATATAGAGATCGGCGGCTCGCGACCGTGGGATATCCAGGTCCATGACCCGCGCCTCTATGCGCGCGTCTTCCGGTTCGGGAGCCTTGGCCTTGGCGAAGCCTATATGGACGGCTGGTGGGACGCTCCGGCACCCGACCAGCTCATCGATAAGCTCATATCCGCGCGCCTGCAGGAGACGGTACGGTTTTCCTTCGCGGAACTCCTCGATATCGCGAAAGGGTATCTGTTCAACCTTCAGTCGCCCTCCCGGGCGCCGGAAGTGGCCGAGAAGCACTACGACCTGGGCAACGACCTGTATAAGGCGATGCTCGACCCGCGCCTCGTATACACCTCCGGATACTGGAGCGGCACTCCGGCCGCGGGGAACCTGGCCGAAGCGCAGGAAGCCAAGCTCGATCTTATCTGCCGCAAGATCGGGCTTACAGCGGGCGACCGGGTGCTCGACATCGGGTGCGGCTTCGCGGGATTCGCGAAATACGCCGCCGAGAAGTACGGCGCGCACGTCGTCGGCATCACGGTTTCCAGGGAACAGCTCGCGCTCGGCAAGGAAATCTGCGAAGGCCTTCCGGTCGAGCTCCGGTTCGAGGACTATCGGGACGTGAACGAGCCGTTCGATCATATCGTCTCGATCGAAATGATCGAGGCGGTCGGCGCGAAGAATTTCCGCACGTATATGAAAGTCGTCGAGCGGTGCCTCAAGCCGGGCGGTTTCTTTCTTCTCCAGGCGATCGGCAATAACGAGTCCGTTATCGCGGGCGACCCGTGGATCACGAAATACATCTTCCCGAACGGCATGCTCCCGTCCGCGGCCCAGCTCACGCAAGCGTTCGAGGGGCTTCTCATGATCGAAGACTGGCATAACTTCGGCCCCGACTACGACAAGACGCTCATGGCCTGGTTTACGAACTTCGACAAGGCCTGGCCGGCGCTTCGCGGGAAGTACGGCGACCGCTTCTATCGTATGTGGAAGTATTATCTCCTTATGTGCGCGGGCCTCTTCCGCGCGCGGCAGACGCACGTCTGGCAGATCGTACTGTCGAAGGGAGGAGTCCCGGGCGGATACAAGTCGGTACGATAGGGATACAAGTGTGGGTATACAAAGAATGCGCGGCCATACGCCGCGCATTCTTTAGTATCCGAGCTATTTCTATTGCGCTGCCTGCCCGTTCGTTACGGTCGTGGTAGCGGCCGTTTCCACGTTCACGCTGAAGTCGTGAAGGATGGCGGCGAGATCGGCGAGGTCCTGACTGCAAGCCTCCTTCTTTGCAGGCGTTCCGTCGCAGTCTTCCCTGATCTGGTCGCGCTGGGCGGCGATGTTGTGCTTGCCGCTTTCAAGCACGGTGGCGAGGTCGTTTCTGGTGCTGATCCAGAAATAAAGCGCCACTACGAGAAGCACGGCGAGAACTCCGGCGACTATCCAGGCGGTTGTTGCGTCTTGTCGGTCCATATGAAGGATAAGGTAAGGGTTACTTGGGTCCGGTAATACTCACCAGCCTAGCATGCCGCCCGGCCGGTGAAGGGTTCATGAAGCGCTGTACAGGCGATCCGGCCGCGTGCTTAACTGGATGCATGCATCTTCGTACGGGCGCGTTTCCCCTCCTTCTCCTTCGCTACACCTATGTCGCGTTCTTGTCGGTCATGAGCATCGATAAGCTGCTTCACTTCAATGTCGTCGATGCGTGGGAGCGGTTCGCCGGGCCGGTGGTGCATGCGATTCTTCCGGTAAGCACGGTCGCGATCGTCTCCATCGAGGGAGTCGTCGAGATCGCCATCATCGCCCTCCTCCTTACCAGGTGGTACCGCATCGGCGCGCTCGTTCTCTTCCTCGCCATCATCCCGGTCTGGATCGATCTCATGATTCTCGGTTTCTACGATCTCGCGCTTCACGATCTCGTCGTTTCCGCGGGCGCCATCGCGCTCGTCCTCCTTCCTCCTCCGGAGGAGAAGCCTCCGCTTGTTCAGGCGGCATAAGGTTCACCGTGCGTTCACGGCCGAAGACGCACCATGGGTGGCCTATACTTAGAGCTATGCGAAGAAACTATAGTATCGCGATCGTCATCCTTGCCGTCGTCGTTATCGGCGGTTATTTCACGTACCAATACCTCAAGCAAAAGCCTCCGGCGTTCCTCATAGAACTCCTCACGAAGACCAGGCCTCCTCCGCCCCTGCCCGCGGGCGACGCCGCGCCCCTGTCGGTATCCGAAGGATTTTCCGCGACCATCTTCTCGCGCGCGGTGCCGGGCGCCCGCGTCATGATCCGCGACCCGAAGGGAACAATGCTCGTTTCCGAGACTTCGCAGGGAAGAGTGGTCGCGCTTCCCGATCCCGATGCCGACGGAAAGGCCGATAAGGTTGTGACCATGCTTGAGCAGCTCGATCAGCCGCACGGCCTCGCGGTTGTCTGTCCGGACACGGGGAACGCGAGCGCCGACCAGGGCGCGTGCAGGCTGTATGTCGCCGAGACCGGCAGCCTGAAATCCTATGCGTACGACGCCGATACCTATACGGCAAGTGATCCGGTTTCGGTCGCGGCTTTTCCGACCGGCAGCGGCCACTTCACGCGCACCATCCTTCCGGGTGCCGACGGGAAGAGCCTCTTTGTCTCGGTCGGCTCGTCCTGCAACGTCTGCATCGAGACGAATCCGCTCCGGGCGACCATCCAGAAGCTCGATCTCGCGACGGGGAAGATGGCGGTATTCGCGAAAGGGCTCCGGAATTCCGTCTTCATGGCCCTTAATCCGGTCTCGGGCGAGCTGTGGGCGACCGACAACGGCCGCGACGTGATCGGCGACGACATCCCGCCGGACGACGTGAACATCGTGCGCGAAGGCGGCGACTACGGATGGCCCCTCTGCTACGGACAGAATGTCCATGACACCGACTTCGATACCAAGCAATATCTTGTCGATCCGTGCGCGGGCAAAATCCCGTCGCATATAGAGCTTCCCGCGCATTCTGCAGCGCTTGGTCTCGCGTTCGTGCCGGAAGAAGGATGGCCTGATGGCTGGGGCAACGATCTACTTGTCGCATTCCACGGCTCCTGGAACCGCTCGATCCCCACGGGCTACAAGGTTGTCCGCATCGATCTTGATGACAAGGGTAACGAAATCGGTTCTCTGCAGGATTTCGTCACCGGCTTCCTCCCCGCGAGTTCCCACGATACCGATGATGCTATCGGAAGGCCCGTCGGACTTCTCGCCGAGCCCGGCGGCGTGGTCTATGTCTCAGACGACCGTGCGGGCGCGGTTTATCGCGTGGCGCGTACGGAAGAGGCGAGATAGGATTTCCTTAGTGATCGAATATACGCTTCGGGAAAGCAATCAGGCCCGCGCCGTCCGTATTACCGTCCGCGCGGACGGCAGCGTATCCGTCACCAAGCCGGTACGGGTTTCGCTCAGATTGGCAGAAAAGTTCGTGGAAGAAAAACAGGAATGGATAGAGAAAACACGGGAACGCTTCGCGAAGAGGAGGGCAAACGGGAAGGACCGTGTGGTACTCCCGAAGCTGCGGCGGGGCACGAGCACGCGCCGCGAAGCCGTACGAACCATCCGCACGCTTATCGGAGAGCGCCTCGCGCACTTCAACCGGGAATACGGATACAAGGTCGGCACGATATCGATACGGGATCAAAAGACGCGCTGGGGAAGCTGCTCGCTAAAAGGGAACTTAAGTTTCAACTATCGCCTCCTGTACCTTCCGCCGACCCACCGCGACTACGTCATCGTGCACGAGCTCTGCCACATTAAAGAACACAACCACTCTAAAGCGTTTTGGCTCCTCGTCGGGCGGACGATTCCGGATGCCCGGGCAATTCGCAGGGAGTTGCGGTCGGGGTATTCGCTCTAGGTACTTAGACGAGCTGAACCTTTTTCCCGAACGCTTCGGCGATCCGCCCGAGCGTATCGACCGTGATGCCGGTCTCGCCGCTTTCGATACGGGCGATGACCGACTGGGGCATGCCTGCTTTCTCGGCGACCGCCTTCTGGGTGAGGCGCTGGCTGCCGCGCAGGGCCGCAATCTGTTTTGCGATGCTCAGCCGCACCGCCTCCTCGTTATAGCCGCGGCGGAAGGCCGCTTTCTTCGAGGACTTTCTAAACACGTCGTCGAACGAATAGAGTTTTATCGTTTTCGGGTTCCTTTTCATATGCTACGGTTTCTTTAGTTGTTTCCAGATTTTTTCCGCATACTCGATTTCCGCTTTCGGGGTCTTGTCGGTCTTCTTCCTGAATCCCCGTATGAAATAGATGCTGTTCGCGATGAGTACGTACGTAATGCGGTGATGGCCGGAGATAAGTTCGCGTACGGCCCGCCGCAACTGCTTCGTGTTCGGAATTTGTAGTTCTCCCGCGCGCATCGCGTCGATGTCCGCCGCGATAGCTCCCTGTTCTCCGGCGGCAAGCCCTTCGACATACGTTCTTGCGGCTTCGAGAAAGTACACGTCGTACCGGTCGCTCATACGGAACGATTATCTTATAACGGCCTTCGGCAGCCAAGACAAATATAGCAGACTTGCTATAGTCCCGTCAACCTTGGGGATAGCGGAAAAGAGGCTACCATATTCCGTATGGAAGGCGTTTCATACTGGCTCGACCGGCCCTATAGCCCGCGACCCGCGCTGTCTTCGGATACCCAGGCCGATGTCGTCGTTATCGGCGGCGGCATCACGGGCGTCTCCGCCGCGTATCACGCGGTTGAGAACGGCTTCAAGACGATTCTCGTCGAGAAGGATGCAATCGCGTCGGGTTCCGCGGGGAAGAACGGCGGGATGGTGGTCGGAGAGCTGCACCTCGATCTCTGCGAGCTGGCGGATGCCTTTGGTGAGCCGGAAGCCGTCGAGCTGTGGAAAGCCGCCCGCGGCACCCGCGACTATGTCTTCTCGCTCGTGCGGAAGCACCGTATCGACTGCGACCTGGAACAACCCGGGACCCTGTATCTCGGGATAGCTGCCGATAGCCGGAAGAAGTTAGAGCGCGAGCATGCGTACAGGACGCGAAACGGCTTCGACTGTGCGCTTGAAGAACCCGGTACGCAGTTCAAAGAAAGCGCGATCGGCGAGGTCCTGTATATCCCGGAAGAGGGGACGCTCCATCCGGTGAAGTTCGTTCGGGGACTTGCGGATATCGCGGAAGCGCGGGGGCTTCGTATCTTTGAAGGCACGCCCGCGCTCCGTTATGACGCGCATTCCGTCGCGACGCCCCGCGGCACGATCAGCGCGGGCAAAGTGATTCTCGCCACCGAAAGCGCGCTTCCCGATCTCCGGAAGGAAGAGGGACGGATTATCCGTGAGATAGCGCTCGTGACGGAGCCGCTCTCCGAAGAGGCGACAGTCCGGATGGACGTGAAGCGCAGGGCGATGTTCTGGGGAACGGACGACGAGATAAACGGCAGGTGGATCGGAGACAGATTGTTCCTCAACGGGGATACGGCGCTCGAGCCTTCGGCGGATGATTTCGAGCGCGATAAGCGGAAGATACTCGATACGTTTCTCGGATATTTCCCGCAACTCGACAGGAGCGAGCTTCGCTTCTCGCACGAATGGAGCGGCCTGCTGCTCTATCCGGCCCACTATCACCCGCTCATCCTCGAGCATAATGGCTATTACAAAGTCTTCGGACAGAACGGCAATGGCCTCACAAACGGCATCATGACCGGAAAAATGATCGCGGACTCGTTCCTCGGGAAGGAGATTCCGGAGGTATACCGGACGCTATAAACGGGAGACTTATTGCCAGGGTATACTTTCAGCCATGGCTAGCCGGAAAACCAAAGTATTCATTTCCATGCCCTTCACTGGCAAGACGTTTGAGAATTTAAGCAGGGAGCGCGAGGATTTGCATGCGCTTGCGGCAACCTATGATTTGGAACTTCCGGAGCAGTTCATCGGGTATCAATTCGCAGAAGACTTTAAGACCAAGGACTACGATCCGTCATTTGTTCTCGCCAAAGATAAAAAGTACATAAAAGAATCCGATATTGTTGTAGCCGATTTCTCGTCTCCTTCTATCGGCACCGATTGCGAAACTACTATCGCAAAGGAACTCTATGACAAAAAGATTATCGGCATCGTTCCGGACGTGAATAAGCGGAAGCACGCATGGCTACGCTTTTATTGCGACGACTTCGTATCTTCGGTCGAGGAGGCGTTCGAGCTCATACGGGCGAAATACGCGAACCATAATCATCCGGAGCATGTCGACAAGCGCCAGTACGACTCTATTGCCGTCGAGTACCAGCTTGTCGAAGCCA
It encodes:
- a CDS encoding FAD-binding oxidoreductase: MEGVSYWLDRPYSPRPALSSDTQADVVVIGGGITGVSAAYHAVENGFKTILVEKDAIASGSAGKNGGMVVGELHLDLCELADAFGEPEAVELWKAARGTRDYVFSLVRKHRIDCDLEQPGTLYLGIAADSRKKLEREHAYRTRNGFDCALEEPGTQFKESAIGEVLYIPEEGTLHPVKFVRGLADIAEARGLRIFEGTPALRYDAHSVATPRGTISAGKVILATESALPDLRKEEGRIIREIALVTEPLSEEATVRMDVKRRAMFWGTDDEINGRWIGDRLFLNGDTALEPSADDFERDKRKILDTFLGYFPQLDRSELRFSHEWSGLLLYPAHYHPLILEHNGYYKVFGQNGNGLTNGIMTGKMIADSFLGKEIPEVYRTL